From Paraflavitalea devenefica, the proteins below share one genomic window:
- a CDS encoding helix-turn-helix domain-containing protein translates to MKEIVKLFSRNVREYCHQNELSAQDLSKSTAINIEIIEAIWEGKHDPDLEQVGKIAAALNIAPHLLLMDAMQK, encoded by the coding sequence ATGAAGGAAATTGTTAAGTTATTCAGTCGCAACGTACGGGAGTACTGCCATCAGAATGAACTTTCAGCACAAGACCTGTCAAAAAGCACAGCGATCAATATTGAAATCATAGAAGCCATTTGGGAGGGCAAACATGATCCTGACCTGGAACAAGTGGGCAAAATTGCAGCTGCGCTCAATATTGCACCCCATTTACTTTTGATGGATGCAATGCAAAAGTAA
- a CDS encoding DNA polymerase III subunit alpha, whose translation MYLNCKSYFSYLYGTFSTESLVQAAVEAGASTAALTNINNTADAWDYVRICAEVGIKPVLGAEVRNEGTFLYILLAKSNEGFAQLNRFLSDHLKVEKPFPARPTGLIDVYVIYPLEGSEPETLGEMERIGVKEKEKNRLFGKPLATYGHKYVVLQPVTFADKSYHNVHKLLRAIDLNVTGTRIPDSALAGTDETFVPQSKLMAQFSAFPQLLTNTLLLLDSCQIEMDFGVDKNKVAFSASKEDDRVLLEKLAKDGLLYRYGPGNKEAAGRVSGELKVINDLGFNSYFLMAHDLVRYASSRGFYYVGRGSGANSIVSFCMKITDVDPIELDLYFERFLNSSRTSPPDFDMDFSHRDRDEVIDYVFKRYGKDHVVLLGMHTTFKFRAAVRELGKVFGLPKAEIDMLAEGRFQAGDRIHALILHFGRLIQGFPKNHSIHPGGILISEKPIYYYTSVTMPPKGFPTAHIDMFVAERIGLHKLDVLSQRGLGHIKEAIELIRLRHGKDVDIHNMAALKNDPRIAAQIKSADTIGCFYIESPSMRQVLKKLQCSDYLTLVAASSIIRPGVGESGMMQQYIHRFRNPHDFKYLHPVMEEQLRETYGVMIYQEDVIRIGHFYGGLTLAEADVLRRAMSGKYQGTKEMDALERRFFENCAQMGRPADITKEVWRQIKSFAGYSFSKAHSASYAVESYQSLFLKTYYPVEFMIAVINNWGGFYNRQIYFHELKRTGIQVEPPCVNRSLVQTSIANGIVYMGLEFIHKLEGKLIEKILQERYAAGPFRGLQDFMERIDPSIEQISVLIKTGAFRFTGKAKKYLLWEANFMGANTQLRVGQGGKLFEEPTEEFELPQLPHYPLEDYYTEIELLGFPLGNIYDLLDDDVSVYPGAAELPSCVGQQVVTIGYLVTSKDTVTKKGVKQRMFFGCFLDKEGQWLDTVHFPAAAARYPLQGEGFYRLHGKVIEEFGVYTIAVEQMEKVGIKPFR comes from the coding sequence ATGTATTTGAATTGTAAGTCATATTTTTCATACTTATACGGTACCTTTTCTACCGAGAGCCTTGTACAAGCTGCGGTAGAGGCGGGTGCCAGCACAGCTGCACTGACTAATATCAATAACACGGCCGATGCCTGGGATTATGTGCGGATTTGTGCAGAAGTGGGTATTAAGCCCGTACTGGGTGCTGAAGTCCGTAATGAGGGTACTTTTCTCTATATACTGTTAGCTAAAAGTAATGAAGGCTTTGCGCAACTCAATCGCTTTTTAAGTGATCACCTCAAAGTTGAAAAACCTTTTCCGGCCCGGCCTACAGGGCTCATTGATGTATATGTGATTTATCCCCTGGAAGGGTCGGAGCCGGAAACATTGGGAGAGATGGAACGGATCGGCGTGAAGGAAAAAGAAAAGAACCGCCTGTTCGGAAAACCATTAGCAACCTATGGGCATAAGTATGTTGTGCTGCAGCCTGTCACCTTTGCAGACAAATCTTATCATAATGTCCACAAATTGCTGCGGGCCATTGATCTTAATGTTACTGGAACGCGTATACCGGATTCTGCGCTCGCAGGCACAGATGAAACCTTTGTACCGCAATCTAAACTCATGGCGCAATTCAGTGCCTTTCCGCAACTGCTCACCAATACGTTGCTATTGCTGGATAGCTGTCAAATTGAAATGGATTTTGGTGTGGACAAGAATAAAGTAGCCTTCAGTGCCAGTAAGGAAGATGACCGGGTGCTGTTGGAAAAACTGGCTAAGGACGGGCTGCTATACCGGTATGGTCCTGGCAACAAGGAAGCCGCCGGCAGGGTCAGCGGCGAACTGAAGGTGATCAATGATCTGGGGTTTAACTCTTATTTTCTCATGGCCCATGATCTTGTCCGATATGCCAGTTCCAGGGGGTTCTATTACGTAGGCAGAGGAAGTGGCGCTAATTCCATTGTTTCTTTTTGCATGAAAATAACAGATGTTGATCCCATAGAATTGGATTTATACTTTGAACGGTTCCTTAACAGCTCCCGAACCTCACCGCCGGACTTTGATATGGACTTCTCTCATCGTGACCGTGATGAAGTGATTGATTACGTCTTTAAGCGATATGGCAAAGATCATGTTGTGCTGCTAGGGATGCATACCACCTTTAAGTTCAGGGCGGCGGTGCGGGAGTTAGGTAAGGTTTTTGGTTTGCCCAAGGCTGAGATTGATATGCTCGCTGAAGGCAGGTTCCAGGCGGGTGATCGCATTCATGCTCTGATTTTGCACTTTGGCAGGTTGATCCAGGGGTTTCCAAAAAATCACAGCATCCATCCGGGTGGTATCCTAATTAGTGAAAAGCCTATTTATTATTATACATCGGTGACCATGCCGCCCAAAGGTTTCCCCACTGCGCACATTGATATGTTTGTGGCGGAACGGATCGGATTGCATAAGCTCGATGTTCTGAGCCAGCGAGGATTGGGACACATCAAAGAAGCCATCGAGCTGATACGGTTGCGGCATGGCAAAGATGTGGATATTCATAACATGGCCGCGCTTAAAAACGATCCGCGTATTGCCGCCCAGATCAAAAGCGCAGATACCATCGGCTGCTTTTATATCGAATCCCCTTCGATGCGCCAGGTGCTAAAAAAACTACAATGCAGTGATTACCTGACGCTGGTGGCTGCATCTTCCATCATCCGGCCGGGAGTGGGAGAAAGCGGCATGATGCAGCAATATATTCACCGCTTCCGAAATCCCCATGACTTTAAATACCTGCACCCTGTAATGGAGGAGCAACTGCGTGAAACGTACGGCGTCATGATCTACCAGGAAGATGTAATCCGCATTGGACACTTTTATGGCGGGCTTACGCTGGCAGAAGCAGACGTCTTGCGCCGCGCCATGAGTGGAAAGTATCAGGGCACCAAAGAAATGGACGCCCTGGAACGCCGCTTTTTTGAAAATTGCGCCCAGATGGGACGTCCAGCAGACATTACTAAGGAAGTGTGGCGGCAGATCAAATCCTTTGCCGGGTATTCCTTCTCCAAAGCACATTCCGCATCGTATGCCGTGGAAAGTTACCAGAGCCTCTTTTTAAAGACCTACTACCCGGTAGAATTTATGATCGCTGTGATTAATAACTGGGGAGGTTTCTACAATCGCCAGATCTACTTTCATGAACTCAAACGAACCGGTATACAGGTTGAGCCGCCCTGTGTGAACCGCAGCCTGGTGCAGACTTCTATCGCTAATGGCATTGTCTATATGGGATTGGAATTTATCCATAAATTGGAAGGGAAGCTGATAGAAAAGATCCTGCAGGAGCGTTATGCTGCTGGTCCCTTCCGGGGCCTCCAGGATTTTATGGAGCGGATCGATCCATCTATCGAACAAATTTCGGTGCTGATCAAAACAGGCGCATTCCGGTTTACCGGCAAGGCTAAGAAGTATTTGCTGTGGGAAGCCAATTTTATGGGCGCCAACACCCAGTTACGGGTTGGTCAGGGTGGTAAACTCTTTGAAGAACCGACAGAAGAATTTGAGCTGCCCCAGTTGCCGCATTATCCCCTGGAAGACTATTATACAGAAATTGAACTGTTGGGATTTCCATTAGGCAATATCTATGACCTGCTCGATGATGATGTCTCGGTTTACCCAGGCGCGGCAGAGCTGCCATCTTGCGTAGGCCAGCAGGTAGTGACCATTGGCTACCTGGTCACTTCTAAAGATACCGTCACAAAAAAAGGAGTGAAGCAACGCATGTTTTTTGGCTGTTTTTTAGACAAGGAGGGGCAGTGGCTGGATACAGTGCATTTCCCTGCTGCGGCAGCCCGCTACCCCCTGCAAGGGGAAGGTTTCTACAGGCTGCACGGGAAGGTGATCGAAGAATTCGGCGTTTATACCATCGCAGTGGAACAAATGGAAAAGGTAGGAATTAAACCATTTCGATGA
- the dinB gene encoding DNA polymerase IV, producing MERNSRAIAHLDLDAFFVSVEVLKNEKFRGKPLIVGGGERGVVAACSYEARTFGIHSAMPMRLARRLCPQAIVIGGDYEDYGKYSRIVTEILTEGAPLVEKSSIDEFYLDLTGMDRFLKSDLFVKELSQKVKRETGLPLTYALAGNKLLSKVGANEVKPNGQLMIPFGTEKAYLAPLDVKKMPGIGPKTTKELHDMGVETIRLLSQIPVRMLVNKYGKSGFTLSERAQGIDETPVVPYHEQKSISTEQTFSEDTISMSFLLRNIVEMVDKIGYELRSQNKLTGTVSIKLRYANFDTVSKQTRITYTSQDHILLDTAKKLFEKLYDRRLLVRLLGVRFTDLIPGNFQLNMFDGTAEKAALYQAIDSIKGQFGISSLVRGSSL from the coding sequence ATGGAACGGAATAGTCGGGCGATTGCACACCTCGACCTGGATGCTTTTTTTGTCAGCGTTGAGGTTTTGAAGAACGAGAAGTTCAGAGGGAAGCCTTTGATAGTGGGAGGAGGAGAACGGGGTGTGGTGGCAGCGTGTAGCTATGAAGCCAGGACGTTTGGCATTCATTCCGCGATGCCAATGCGGTTAGCCCGGCGTTTATGTCCACAAGCCATCGTGATTGGGGGAGATTATGAGGATTATGGTAAGTATTCGCGCATCGTGACCGAAATCCTGACAGAAGGTGCGCCGCTGGTCGAGAAGTCTTCTATCGATGAATTCTACTTGGATCTTACCGGCATGGATCGTTTTTTAAAAAGTGACCTTTTTGTCAAAGAACTCAGCCAGAAAGTAAAGCGGGAAACGGGTTTACCGCTCACCTATGCCTTGGCAGGAAATAAATTGCTGAGTAAGGTAGGGGCCAACGAAGTAAAACCCAATGGGCAGTTGATGATCCCATTTGGGACAGAGAAGGCTTACTTGGCACCGCTGGACGTTAAGAAGATGCCAGGCATCGGGCCCAAAACCACCAAAGAGCTGCATGACATGGGTGTAGAAACCATTCGCCTTCTCTCCCAGATCCCGGTGCGGATGTTGGTCAATAAATATGGCAAGTCCGGCTTTACGCTTTCTGAGCGGGCACAAGGCATTGATGAAACGCCCGTGGTACCATACCATGAACAAAAGAGTATTTCCACAGAACAGACATTTTCAGAAGATACCATTAGCATGAGTTTCCTGCTCCGCAACATCGTGGAGATGGTGGACAAAATTGGTTATGAACTACGCTCCCAGAATAAACTGACTGGCACAGTTAGTATTAAACTTCGGTATGCAAATTTTGATACAGTCAGTAAACAAACACGCATTACCTACACCAGCCAGGATCATATCCTGTTAGACACTGCTAAAAAATTGTTTGAAAAACTCTACGACCGGCGCCTGCTGGTACGATTGCTGGGCGTTCGCTTCACCGACCTTATCCCCGGAAATTTTCAACTCAACATGTTTGATGGCACTGCTGAAAAGGCCGCCCTTTACCAGGCAATCGACAGTATCAAAGGCCAGTTCGGTATTTCGAGCCTGGTACGTGGCAGCTCGCTGTAA
- a CDS encoding GPW/gp25 family protein yields MAHRCSFPGCDEVTAGPGQEDASKVVIVGEAAHIHAASPGGPRFNPDMNAEQCSSIENGIWMCRKHARIIDVDDASYSATTLQQWKAMAEQRAFEQLNGSSFAQPYLPEVLIRLSRRIVFWGHWLRIEQFQWCFRVGKFVEGDVQLLQEFCMNFLQLPDYERFVIVESQGDGRELEGISWTLERENAIVLDCLTRAKAPRTDYNFLSDIALDDEGDPRFADGDFDTVMGIEAAIQAISAVLSTDYGDYPSEPWLGSDFSQLIHQYQHSPLLNPIIKMEVARLLTVGAVGRENALVPPLDFIHIVLDVQVLGVRQLPICHPATLYISLQFGTGEYWKGTITIPIRGSN; encoded by the coding sequence GTGGCACACCGATGTTCATTTCCTGGATGCGATGAAGTCACCGCCGGACCCGGTCAGGAAGACGCCTCCAAAGTTGTCATTGTTGGGGAGGCAGCGCATATCCATGCCGCCTCTCCCGGCGGACCCAGGTTTAACCCGGATATGAATGCAGAACAATGTAGCAGTATAGAAAACGGGATCTGGATGTGCCGCAAACATGCCCGGATAATTGATGTAGACGATGCCAGCTATTCCGCTACCACACTGCAGCAATGGAAAGCCATGGCGGAGCAGCGCGCCTTTGAGCAACTTAATGGTTCATCGTTTGCACAACCCTACCTGCCGGAGGTCCTGATCCGACTGAGTCGCCGGATTGTGTTCTGGGGCCATTGGCTGCGAATTGAACAGTTCCAATGGTGCTTTCGTGTTGGGAAATTTGTGGAAGGCGATGTTCAGCTCCTGCAGGAGTTTTGCATGAACTTTTTACAGTTGCCAGACTATGAAAGATTTGTCATCGTGGAATCGCAAGGTGATGGCAGGGAGTTGGAAGGCATCTCATGGACATTGGAAAGGGAAAATGCTATCGTGCTGGATTGCCTGACACGTGCAAAAGCTCCCAGAACAGATTACAATTTCCTGAGCGATATTGCCCTGGACGATGAAGGGGATCCGCGATTTGCCGATGGGGACTTCGATACTGTGATGGGGATTGAGGCCGCCATTCAGGCCATTAGTGCAGTACTCAGTACTGATTATGGGGATTACCCATCAGAGCCCTGGCTGGGTTCTGATTTTAGCCAATTGATCCACCAATATCAGCACAGCCCATTATTGAACCCAATCATCAAGATGGAAGTGGCACGATTGTTAACTGTCGGAGCGGTAGGCAGGGAAAATGCCCTGGTGCCACCATTAGACTTCATTCATATTGTCCTCGATGTGCAGGTGCTTGGGGTGCGCCAACTACCCATTTGCCATCCTGCCACCCTCTATATTTCCCTTCAGTTTGGCACCGGAGAATACTGGAAAGGCACCATAACCATTCCCATTCGGGGATCCAACTGA
- a CDS encoding RNA polymerase sigma factor, with amino-acid sequence MKNVYPPENTAGKRDEDDELLNDAFTHYRALNYFGLLFTRDITATTDLVKDTYTDWWKNHHQHQAPVAIREFLFTHMIDLSFDWMIRTRTPIRLPVNPAEKPPAIRDIGISDAHLKAVYVFTGIQLYLLNLPPVDNQVLTLFLLDDKTTTDIAEHLVLPLSAVTDLITTEIPPLKQYIITGAKAIGS; translated from the coding sequence ATGAAAAATGTATATCCCCCGGAAAATACAGCTGGTAAACGCGATGAGGATGATGAGCTCTTGAATGACGCATTCACCCATTACCGGGCACTTAACTATTTTGGATTACTTTTTACGCGGGACATTACCGCCACCACGGATTTGGTAAAAGACACCTATACCGATTGGTGGAAGAATCACCACCAGCACCAGGCTCCCGTAGCCATTCGGGAATTTCTCTTCACCCACATGATCGACCTTAGCTTTGATTGGATGATCCGTACCCGGACGCCAATCCGGTTACCTGTAAACCCAGCAGAAAAACCTCCTGCCATCCGTGACATAGGTATAAGCGATGCCCACCTAAAAGCGGTCTATGTATTTACAGGCATTCAGCTTTATCTATTAAACCTACCACCGGTAGACAATCAAGTACTTACCCTATTTTTGCTGGATGATAAAACAACAACAGATATTGCTGAACACCTTGTTCTGCCGCTTTCTGCAGTCACGGACTTGATTACCACGGAAATACCTCCGCTCAAGCAATACATCATAACCGGTGCTAAAGCAATCGGATCCTGA
- a CDS encoding DUF262 domain-containing protein, with protein sequence MAIWKPYRVSEIIADIEEEKFVLPVIQRRLVWNEEKMIELFDTLLKGDSFGGIIVIEEEKGESPLFNYRPFSKGGEVIASREVNTLSQSQYFVIDGQQRLQTFYIGLKGSYNGKVLYFDLFSDYRQEFEFTFEQDSNKLPKHSKDNGDRTIADHNWYLAASLLKRLRDTNDEDQVASEIIKKQGVTDDTLKEHITKNVKAFYKNILGAEAVGVSKVSVNTSYDETMNRQKIVELFRRLNMGGTVLSPFDLVASIMKGYNWEMEGFLEKTLADFKDIGLTQDNLIKFIFLLRDNHIKELADIEAADAKFAIDKRERITATLSALRSFLQEADLYNYYKEGNRSFIPLFFIAYHVFHLPIADDKVEGFFDNADANHPNYPLMKKWMYYSLLNGVFRSKGAGWIPYRTGIKKILGVIQHTKGGLFPIEELFDVYYEHGVTFTEELDVTKLDSFESQFLFYLIYDRKQVIRIQDIDHIMPKSLLEGKYEWHQINSMANFQLLDYGTNRGEKNAKPFREWIDNHVTDKNAFVHKHLIPADVTIWDEEAFVQFITARAGLIFKKVTQYIIGDPIVKGALPL encoded by the coding sequence ATGGCCATTTGGAAACCTTACCGCGTTTCAGAAATCATCGCTGATATTGAAGAGGAAAAATTTGTACTACCGGTCATCCAGCGGCGGCTGGTATGGAACGAAGAGAAAATGATTGAACTGTTCGACACCCTGCTGAAAGGCGATTCGTTTGGGGGAATCATTGTCATCGAGGAAGAAAAAGGGGAATCCCCCCTTTTTAACTACCGTCCATTTTCCAAAGGTGGGGAGGTCATTGCATCGCGGGAAGTAAACACCCTCAGCCAGTCCCAGTATTTTGTAATCGATGGCCAGCAACGGCTGCAAACATTTTATATTGGACTTAAAGGCAGCTACAACGGGAAGGTCCTGTATTTTGATCTCTTTAGTGACTACCGGCAGGAGTTTGAGTTCACCTTTGAACAGGACAGCAACAAGCTACCCAAACATTCCAAAGACAATGGGGACAGAACCATTGCAGATCACAACTGGTATCTGGCAGCAAGTTTGCTTAAGCGCCTACGGGACACCAACGATGAGGATCAGGTGGCCTCAGAAATTATCAAAAAGCAAGGAGTCACCGATGACACGCTAAAGGAACACATCACCAAAAACGTCAAGGCCTTTTATAAAAATATCCTGGGCGCTGAAGCGGTGGGCGTTTCAAAAGTATCTGTCAACACCAGCTACGATGAAACAATGAACAGGCAAAAAATTGTGGAGCTGTTCCGCCGGCTCAATATGGGTGGCACCGTCTTGTCGCCGTTTGATCTGGTGGCCTCTATCATGAAGGGATACAACTGGGAAATGGAGGGTTTCTTGGAAAAAACGCTGGCAGACTTTAAAGACATCGGCCTCACGCAGGACAATTTGATTAAGTTCATCTTCCTGCTCAGGGACAACCATATCAAGGAATTGGCCGACATTGAAGCCGCCGATGCCAAGTTCGCTATTGATAAGCGGGAAAGAATCACTGCCACGCTATCGGCACTCCGATCATTTTTACAGGAGGCAGATCTTTACAATTATTATAAGGAAGGGAACCGCTCATTTATTCCTTTGTTTTTTATTGCGTACCATGTTTTTCATTTGCCTATTGCCGATGACAAGGTGGAAGGATTTTTTGATAATGCGGATGCCAACCATCCGAATTATCCGTTGATGAAAAAGTGGATGTATTACTCGCTGTTGAATGGGGTATTTCGCAGCAAGGGAGCTGGATGGATTCCTTATCGCACAGGCATTAAAAAGATATTAGGTGTTATCCAGCATACCAAGGGAGGGTTGTTTCCGATCGAAGAACTTTTCGATGTGTATTACGAACATGGTGTCACCTTTACCGAAGAGTTAGATGTAACAAAGTTGGATAGTTTTGAAAGCCAGTTTTTATTTTATCTAATCTATGATCGCAAACAGGTGATCAGGATTCAGGATATTGACCACATCATGCCCAAATCACTACTGGAAGGAAAATACGAATGGCATCAAATCAATAGCATGGCTAATTTCCAGTTACTGGATTATGGAACCAACCGAGGAGAAAAAAACGCCAAGCCTTTTCGGGAGTGGATAGACAACCATGTCACCGACAAAAATGCTTTTGTACACAAGCATCTGATACCAGCAGATGTTACCATTTGGGATGAGGAAGCCTTTGTACAGTTTATTACGGCAAGAGCAGGACTTATTTTTAAAAAGGTTACCCAATACATCATAGGCGATCCCATCGTGAAAGGTGCCTTACCTTTATAG